One Gemmatimonadales bacterium genomic window, AGTGACTCAATCGAAGGGACCATCTCGCATCACCAAGCTGATGGCCGCCAATCGAAGCGAGATTGCGGTGCGCGTCTTCCGCGCCGGCACCGAGCTCGGCCTCCGCACCGTTGCGATCTACGCTCACGACGACCGCTTCTGCATCCATCGCTACAAGGCCGACGAGGCGTATGAGGTCGGCATCGGCAAGGGGCCCGTGGCCGCGTACCTCGATATCGAGGGCATCATTGCGATTGCCAAGGCGCGGGGCGTCGACGCGATTCATCCCGGTTACGGCTTCCTCTCGGAAAACCCGGAGTTCGCGCGCGCCTGCATCGAGGCCGGACTGATTTTCGTCGGCCCCCGCCCCGAGCTGCTCGAGATGATGGGCGACAAGACCGCCGCCCGCTCCCTGGCGCAGCGCATCGGGGTGCCGACCCTGCCAGGTACGGAAGAGCCGATCACCGATCGCGCCCAGGCGCTCGCGGTCGCCCAGTCGATCGGGTTTCCGCTGATCATCAAGGCGGCGTTCGGCGGCGGCGGGCGCGGGATGCGGGTGGTCCGCGCCGAGTCGGAACTCGAGAACCTGCTCGACGAGGCGCAGGCCGAGGCGGAACGGGCCTTCGGGAACCAGGCCATCTTCCTCGAAAAGTACATCGAACGCGCCAAGCACCTCGAGGTCCAGATCCTCGGCGATCAGCACGGCAACGTGATTCATCTCCACGAGCGCGACTGCTCGGTGCAGCGCCGCCATCAGAAGGTGATCGAGGTGGCGCCATCGGTCGGATTGCCGCAGGCGGTGGTCGACCAGCTGTGCGAAGCCGCCACCCGGATGGCGCGGGAAATCCGCTACGACAACGCGGGCACGGTCGAGTTCATCTACGATCTCGACCGGCACGAGTGGTTCTTCATCGAGATGAATCCGCGGATCCAGGTCGAGCACACGGTATCGGAAGTGATTACCGGGCTCGATCTCGTCCGCGCCCAGATTCTGATTGCCGAAGGGCATGAGCTGCACTCGGAACGGGTCGGGATGCCCAGGCAGGAGGAGGTGCCGCGGAACGGCTACGCCATTCAGTGCCGCATTACCACCGAGGATCCGGAGAATCAGTTTGTGCCGGATTACGGGCGGATCATGGCGTACCGGTCGCCGGGCGGTTTCGGGGTCCGGCTCGACGGCGGAATGGGCTTTGCCGGCGCGGTCATCACGCCGTACTACGACTCGCTGCTGGTCAAGTGCATCGCGAGCGGGCAGACCTACGACAACGCGCTGCACCGGGCGCGCCGCTGCCTGGCGGAGTTCCGGATTCGCGGCGTCAAGACGAACATCCCGTTCCTCGAGAACGTGATTGCGCACCCCAAGTTCCGGAGCGGTCAGGCCACCACGACCCTGATCGACACCACGCCCAAGCTCGTCAAGTTCAAGCCTCGGCGCGATCGGGCGACCAAGCTGCTCAATTTCCTGGCGGGGGTCATCGTCAACGGCAATCCGCACGCCAAGGGCTATCGGCCGAGCGGTCCTCTGCCCCAGCCGCGGCCGCTGCCGTACAGCCCGAGTGCGGAGCCGCCCGCCGGTACGCGGCAGCGCCTGCTCGCGCTCGGCGCGAAGGGATTTGCGGAGTGGGTCAGGGCGCAGGATCGGCTGCTGATTACCGACACAACCTGGCGCGATGCGCACCAGTCGCTCATGGCCACCCGGGTCCGCGGCTACGACATGCTGGCCACCGCGGCGGCCGTGGCGCGTCGGACGCCGCAGCTATTCTCGCTGGAGATGTGGGGTGGGGCCACCTTCGACACCGCCATGCGGTTTCTGAGCGAGGATCCCTGGGAGCGACTCCGCCAGCTGCGCGCTGCGGTGCCCAACATCTGCTTCCAGATGCTCTTCCGGGGCGCCAATGCGGTCGGCTACACCAATTATCCCGACAATGTCGTGGCCGGCTTCGTTCGCCATGCGGCCGGCCAGGGCATGGACATCTTCCGGGTCTTCGACTCGCTCAACTACCTGCCCAGCCTCCGGGTCGCGATGGAGGCGGTTCAGGACACCCACGCCGTCTGCGAAGCCGCCATCTGCTACACCGGCGACATTCTCGACGAGCGGCGCGACAAGTTCTCGCTCCAATACTATGTCCGGCTGGCCAAGGAGCTGGAGCGGATGGGCGCCCACATGCTCGCCATCAAGGACATGGCGGGGCTCTGCCGTCCCTTCGCGGCCAAGCGGCTGGTCGAGACGCTCCGAAACGAGATCGGACTGCCGATCCATTTCCATACCCACGACACCAGCGGCATCGCCTCCGCCAGCGTGCTCCAGGCTGCCCAAGCGGGCGTGGACGCGGTCGACCTCGCGCTGGCCTCGATGAGCGGCAGCACCTCGCAGCCCAACCTCAATTCCGTAGTAGCCGCGCTCCAGCACACTCCGCGGGACACCGGACTCGATCTCGACACCCTGAACGAGTTCTCCGACTATTGGGAAACGGTGCGTACCTACTATGCGCCGTTCGACTCCGCGCCGAAGAGCGGATCGGCGGAGGTCTACCTGCACGAGATGCCGGGCGGGCAGTATACCAACCTCAAGGAGCAGGCCGCCGCGATGGGTGTTGGCCATCGCTGGCCCGAGATTGCCCGCACCTACGCCGAGGTCAATCAGCTCTTCGGTGACATCGTGAAAGTCACCCCGTCGTCGAAGGTCGTCGGCGACATGGCGCTCTTCCTGTTCAGCAAGAGCATTCGCCCGGTCGACGTCGTCAATCTCGATCCTGGCGTCACGCCGTTCCCCGAGAGCGTCATCGACATGCTGATGGGCGGCCTGGGGTGGCCCGATGGCGGCTGGCCCGAGGACGTTTCGCTCGCCGTGCTTGGTCCGGAGCGCCATGCCGTGGCGCGGGCGCGCTACGCTGCGGCCATGAGCGGCCTGCCGAATGCCGAGACGGCCGCCGAGCTCGACCTCGCGGTGACCCGTGCCGAGCTCAAGGATCGGCTTCGGCGCGAACCGACCGATGACGATGTCTTCTCGTATCTGATGTACCCCAAGGTCTTCCTCGACTTCGCCAAGCATACGACGGCGTACGGCGACGTCAGCGCCCTGCCGACCCCGGCGTTCCTCTACGGCCTCGCACCTGGGGAGGAGATCTCGGTCGACATCGAGGAGGGCAAGACGCTGATCATCCGGCTGCTCTCGGTGGGCGAGCCCGATGAGGAGGGCAAGCGCGCCGTCAGCTACGAACTCAACGGCATCGGGCGCGACGCCTTCGTGCTCGATGCGAAATCGACGCCGAAGACCAAGGCGCGGCCCAAAGTGGACGCCACCGACCCGACCCAGCTCGCCGCGCCGATTCCGGGTCTGATTGCGGAGCTCGTCGTGTCGGTCGGCCACAAGGTGGCCAAGGGCGACAAGCTGCTAATGATGGAGGCGATGAAGATGCAGAGCACCGTCTACGCTCCGTCAGACGGTCTCGTCACGGAGCTCCACATCGACGCCGGCGACCGGGTCGAGGCCGGCGACCTGCTGCTGCGAATCCGGCCTGCCGAGGGCTGAGCGCGAGACTCGATCAACCGGCACCGTGCCGGTGGTGGCCGGAGCTATTCGCCCAGGGAGCGACCAGGTCCCGAAAGTCGTCGATCACAGGCTCCCCGGGTGGTCCTGCAGCGTTGCGACGAGGATCGGCATGGTGGCACGGGTGTAAGTCGGGAAGGACCGACCAGCCAGCCGCCAGGCCGCATCGGTCAGCTTCGCGACTGCGGCAACTCGCTCTTCCAGCGTGCCGCCCATGCGCGGATCGGCCGCCTCAGGGCTCGAAAGAGGGACGACCCGCGCCGACATTCGTGAGCGATCCATGGCCTGAAACAATAACGCCGGGCGCTCACGGCCGCGACGAGATTCGGCCCTCCCCCGGGCTTGCGCGTAGGTCCGTCGTGCCTTAACGTACAACCATATGGTTGTACGTTCTTCGTTCACCGACGCTGAGATCGACCGGGTCTTCCAGGCCCTTTCCGACACCACCCGCCGCGATATCGTCGCCCGGGTGCTGGTTGGGGAGCAGTCGGTGTCCACCCTGGCCGCCCGGTATGCGATGTCGTTCGCGGCGGTTCAGAAACACGTCGCCGTACTCGAAGACGCTGGCCTGGTGAGCAAATACGCCCGAGGCCGGGAACGAATGGTTCGCGGCAACCCCGCGCAGCTCGCCCGCGCGCGCGAGCTGCTGGCCCGTCTCGAGGATCTCTGGAAGGCCCGCTTCAGCCAACTCGACGCCGTTCTCGGCCTGCCCACCAAGGAATGAGCCATGCCCATCACGTCTGTTACTTCTGATCCGAAGGCCCTGACCCTGACCGTCGTGGGCGACTACCCTGTGCCGCTCGACCGTCTCTGGGATGCCTGGGCCGACCCGCGCCAGCTCGAGAAGTTCTGGGGCCCCGAGACGTGGCCAGCCCGCTTCACGCGACACGACATGGCGGTCGGTGGCCGATCGGAGTACTACATGACGGGACCCGACGGCACCCGGTCCGCCGGATGGTGGCGCTATCTCGCGGTCGAGCCCAAGCGGCGGATCGAGATCGAGGATGGATTTTCCGACGCGAACGGTCAGGACAACATGAACATGCCGACCATGCGGATCGTCTTCAACTTCGAAGCAACCGACACGGGCTCACGCTTTACCAGCGTGACACGGTTCCCGAGCCTCGAGGCCATGGAAGAGCTCGTGAAGATGGGCATGCTCGAAGGCATGCGGTCGGCACTGGGCCAGATGGACGGGGTGCTGGCCGATCTGGCTTCCTTCGCAGCGAGCCTGGCAACCGAAGCCGAGATCCTTTCGGACACGACGGTGCGGATTACCCGGATCATCCGTGGCACCGTGGAGCAGGTCTGGCGTGCGCACCAGGAGCCCGAGCTGATGCAGCGCTGGCTCCTGGGGCCCGACGGTTGGACCATGCCGGTCTGCCAAGTGGCCCGCAAAGCCGGCGAGCGCTACCGGTACGAGTGGGAAGCGGCGGACGGATCACAGCGCTTCGGATTCGAAGGCACCCTGGTCGAGTCGGAGCCGCCCTATCGCTCGGTCACGACCGAGGGCATGATCGGGATGGAGGGGCCGACAACCCGCAACGAGATGACGCTGACCTCGATGACCACGGGCACGCTGCTGTCGATCGTGATCACCTATCCCAACGCCGAGACCCGCGACGCGATCCTGGGCACGGGCATGACGAGTGGGATGGAAGCGAGCTACGCCAGGCTCGAGGCTGTGGCGCTCTAGCAGGGCGAGCCTGGCGTCCCGTCAGCTCGGCGCTCCCGCCAGCGTAGCCACATCCTGGCCAGGGCCCAGGGCGATCGCCACCATGCCGAGCGTCTCGGATGCCCTGATCTCCTCGGTCAGCGTGTTCCCGAGCAAGGCCGCTTGCTCGGGACGACCCAGACAGAGCGCGCGGGCGCGGAGCGTGGCGTAACTGACGACTTTGTACTGCGCCATCTGCAACGCCGAGGCCGTCAGGCCGGCGTCGAGGACG contains:
- a CDS encoding pyruvate carboxylase, translated to MTQSKGPSRITKLMAANRSEIAVRVFRAGTELGLRTVAIYAHDDRFCIHRYKADEAYEVGIGKGPVAAYLDIEGIIAIAKARGVDAIHPGYGFLSENPEFARACIEAGLIFVGPRPELLEMMGDKTAARSLAQRIGVPTLPGTEEPITDRAQALAVAQSIGFPLIIKAAFGGGGRGMRVVRAESELENLLDEAQAEAERAFGNQAIFLEKYIERAKHLEVQILGDQHGNVIHLHERDCSVQRRHQKVIEVAPSVGLPQAVVDQLCEAATRMAREIRYDNAGTVEFIYDLDRHEWFFIEMNPRIQVEHTVSEVITGLDLVRAQILIAEGHELHSERVGMPRQEEVPRNGYAIQCRITTEDPENQFVPDYGRIMAYRSPGGFGVRLDGGMGFAGAVITPYYDSLLVKCIASGQTYDNALHRARRCLAEFRIRGVKTNIPFLENVIAHPKFRSGQATTTLIDTTPKLVKFKPRRDRATKLLNFLAGVIVNGNPHAKGYRPSGPLPQPRPLPYSPSAEPPAGTRQRLLALGAKGFAEWVRAQDRLLITDTTWRDAHQSLMATRVRGYDMLATAAAVARRTPQLFSLEMWGGATFDTAMRFLSEDPWERLRQLRAAVPNICFQMLFRGANAVGYTNYPDNVVAGFVRHAAGQGMDIFRVFDSLNYLPSLRVAMEAVQDTHAVCEAAICYTGDILDERRDKFSLQYYVRLAKELERMGAHMLAIKDMAGLCRPFAAKRLVETLRNEIGLPIHFHTHDTSGIASASVLQAAQAGVDAVDLALASMSGSTSQPNLNSVVAALQHTPRDTGLDLDTLNEFSDYWETVRTYYAPFDSAPKSGSAEVYLHEMPGGQYTNLKEQAAAMGVGHRWPEIARTYAEVNQLFGDIVKVTPSSKVVGDMALFLFSKSIRPVDVVNLDPGVTPFPESVIDMLMGGLGWPDGGWPEDVSLAVLGPERHAVARARYAAAMSGLPNAETAAELDLAVTRAELKDRLRREPTDDDVFSYLMYPKVFLDFAKHTTAYGDVSALPTPAFLYGLAPGEEISVDIEEGKTLIIRLLSVGEPDEEGKRAVSYELNGIGRDAFVLDAKSTPKTKARPKVDATDPTQLAAPIPGLIAELVVSVGHKVAKGDKLLMMEAMKMQSTVYAPSDGLVTELHIDAGDRVEAGDLLLRIRPAEG
- a CDS encoding winged helix-turn-helix transcriptional regulator, whose amino-acid sequence is MVVRSSFTDAEIDRVFQALSDTTRRDIVARVLVGEQSVSTLAARYAMSFAAVQKHVAVLEDAGLVSKYARGRERMVRGNPAQLARARELLARLEDLWKARFSQLDAVLGLPTKE
- a CDS encoding SRPBCC domain-containing protein; amino-acid sequence: MPITSVTSDPKALTLTVVGDYPVPLDRLWDAWADPRQLEKFWGPETWPARFTRHDMAVGGRSEYYMTGPDGTRSAGWWRYLAVEPKRRIEIEDGFSDANGQDNMNMPTMRIVFNFEATDTGSRFTSVTRFPSLEAMEELVKMGMLEGMRSALGQMDGVLADLASFAASLATEAEILSDTTVRITRIIRGTVEQVWRAHQEPELMQRWLLGPDGWTMPVCQVARKAGERYRYEWEAADGSQRFGFEGTLVESEPPYRSVTTEGMIGMEGPTTRNEMTLTSMTTGTLLSIVITYPNAETRDAILGTGMTSGMEASYARLEAVAL